The following coding sequences are from one Acidobacteriota bacterium window:
- a CDS encoding copper-binding protein codes for MNSFRTANLEHSNLEHSNLEHSNLEHSNL; via the coding sequence ATCAACAGTTTTCGAACTGCGAACCTGGAACATTCGAACCTGGAACATTCGAACCTGGAACATTCGAACCTGGAACATTCGAACCTGGA